In one Umezawaea sp. Da 62-37 genomic region, the following are encoded:
- a CDS encoding cysteine synthase family protein: protein MNFPGVLPSPLQAIGGTPVVRLRRVVPDGAAEVLVKLEGGNPTGSYKDRMALAMIEGAERRGELTPGRRVVEFTGGSTGSSLAFVCAVKGYPLSVVSSDAFSPEKLRTMRAFGADLTVVPSDGGRVTPDLFERMRDEVARIAEREGAFWTDQFHNADALDGYTGLGREIVDQAGAVDAFCAAVGTGGMLMGVSAVLREAGEVRVVALEPATSPVLTKGTNGPHTVEGTATGVVPPLLTSGGYDQALAIDEPEARELALRLVREEGVFAGTSSALNVLGAIRIAQELGAGHTVVTVAADTGLKYLAGTLFD, encoded by the coding sequence GTGAACTTCCCAGGCGTTCTCCCGTCACCCCTCCAGGCCATCGGCGGCACCCCGGTCGTCCGCCTGCGGCGCGTGGTCCCCGACGGGGCCGCCGAGGTGCTGGTGAAGCTCGAGGGCGGCAACCCCACCGGCAGCTACAAGGACCGGATGGCGCTGGCGATGATCGAGGGTGCCGAACGCCGGGGTGAGCTGACGCCGGGGCGCAGGGTCGTCGAGTTCACCGGCGGCAGCACGGGCTCGTCGCTGGCGTTCGTGTGCGCGGTGAAGGGCTACCCGCTGTCGGTCGTGTCGTCCGACGCGTTCTCGCCGGAGAAGCTGCGCACCATGCGCGCGTTCGGCGCCGACCTGACCGTGGTCCCCAGCGACGGCGGCCGGGTCACGCCCGACCTGTTCGAGCGGATGCGGGACGAGGTGGCGCGGATCGCGGAGCGCGAGGGCGCGTTCTGGACGGACCAGTTCCACAACGCCGACGCCCTCGACGGCTACACCGGGCTCGGTCGGGAGATCGTGGACCAGGCGGGCGCGGTCGACGCGTTCTGCGCCGCCGTCGGCACCGGCGGGATGCTGATGGGCGTCTCGGCCGTGCTGCGGGAGGCGGGGGAGGTGCGCGTGGTCGCGCTGGAACCGGCCACGTCGCCGGTGCTGACGAAGGGCACGAACGGCCCGCACACGGTGGAGGGCACGGCGACGGGCGTGGTGCCGCCGCTGCTCACGTCGGGCGGGTACGACCAGGCGCTGGCGATCGACGAACCCGAGGCGCGCGAGCTCGCCCTGCGGCTGGTGCGCGAGGAAGGCGTGTTCGCCGGGACGTCGTCGGCGCTCAACGTCCTGGGCGCGATCCGGATCGCGCAGGAACTGGGTGCGGGGCACACCGTGGTCACGGTCGCGGCGGACACCGGGTTGAAGTACCTCGCGGGGACGTTGTTCGACTAG